From one Excalfactoria chinensis isolate bCotChi1 chromosome 9, bCotChi1.hap2, whole genome shotgun sequence genomic stretch:
- the LOC140255952 gene encoding thiamine transporter 2-like, which produces MDCWKGAICRSWIYPTLVICMNGFFSTMRPSESFLTPYLTGPDKNLTVEQVTNQVFPVWTYSYLALLIPVFLVTDYVRYKPIILLQGISFIVTWLLLLFARGLAAMQVMEFFYGMVTATEVAYYAYIYSVVSADHYQRVTSYCRSITLVAATLAAVLGQLLVSLADVSYFHLNAITLASVSLAFVCSFLLPVPQKSMFFHRKDNSETHPQPDRVVTEPGPNTASSCQWNKDCAAADTGPTPAQQPQQSESQHHVLRVLVQLGKDLKDCYSSRQLLYWSLWWALATAGFNQVVNYIQVLWDFRAPSHSSAVYNGAVEAVATFLGSAASMAVGYVKVNWDLTGELALGIFSAVDAGSLFLMYFTDNIWACYAGYLAFKACYMLLITIATFQIAVNLSMERYALMFGFNNFIALVIQTILTVVVVDPNGLGLGISTQFLIYSSYFAFIAGIFLIRSIYTIVSIKCRNTSMTGEPTDH; this is translated from the exons ATGGATTGCTGGAAAGGAGCCATATGCCGCAGTTGGATTTATCCCACACTCGTCATCTGCATGAATGGGTTTTTCTCCACAATGAGACCTTCAGAGTCTTTTCTCACACCTTACCTAACCGGACCAGACAAAAACCTAACAGTTGAGCAG GTTACCAACCAGGTTTTCCCAGTTTGGACATACTCCTACCTTGCGCTCCTCATCCCGGTCTTCCTGGTCACTGACTACGTGCGCTACAAGCCCATCATCCTCCTACAGGGCATCAGCTTCATTGTCACGTGGCTCCTGCTCCTCTTCGCACGTGGGCTGGCGGCCATGCAGGTGATGGAATTCTTCTATGGCATGGTGACAGCCACCGAGGTTGCCTACTACGCCTACATCTACAGCGTCGTCAGCGCTGATCACTATCAGAGAGTGACGAGCTATTGCAGGAGTATCACTCTTGTTGCAGCCAcccttgctgctgtgctggggcagctcctgGTTTCCTTAGCAGACGTATCCTACTTTCACCTCAATGCCATTACTCTGGCTTCCGTGTCCCTGGCCTTTGTGTGCTCCTTTCTCCTCCCAGTGCCTCAAAAGAGCATGTTCTTCCACAGAAAGGACAACTCAGAAACCCACCCACAACCAGACAGAGTTGTAACTGAGCCCGGCCCCAACACAGCATCAAGCTGCCAATGGAACAAGGACTGTGCAGCTGCTGACACGGGACCgactccagcacagcagcctcagcaATCCGAGTCCCAGCACCACGTGCTGAGAGTACTGGTGCAGCTGGGCAAGGACCTGAAGGATTGCTACAGCTCTAGGCAGCTTCTTTACTGGTCCCTGTGGTGGGCTTTGGCTACAGCAGGCTTTAACCAGGTTGTGAACTACATCCAAGTGCTGTGGGACTTCcgagccccatcccacagctctgcagtgtaCAATGGAGCTGTTGAAGCAGTGGCAACATTCTTAG gTTCAGCAGCATCCATGGCAGTTGGATATGTCAAAGTAAACTGGGATCTTACTGGAGAACTGGCTTTGGGAATTTTCTCTGCAGTGGATGCTGGTTCTCTGTTTCTCATGTACTTTACTGACAACATCTGGGCATGCTATGCTGGTTACCTTGCATTTAAGGCATGCTATATGCTCCTTATAACAATAGCAAC GTTTCAGATTGCTGTTAATCTAAGCATGGAGCGTTATGCTTTGATGTTTGGCTTCAACAACTTCATTGCGCTGGTGATCCAGACCATTTTAACTGTTGTTGTTGTGGATCCAAATGGTCTAGGACTGGGTATCAGCACCCAG tttctcatttACAGCAGCTACTTTGCGTTCATAGCTGGAATTTTCTTGATCAGAAGCATATACACCATTGTCTCCATCAAATGCAGAAATACCAGCATGACTGGTGAACCCACTGATCATTAA